One region of Eupeodes corollae chromosome 1, idEupCoro1.1, whole genome shotgun sequence genomic DNA includes:
- the LOC129944507 gene encoding uncharacterized protein K02A2.6-like, giving the protein MKSNRIIIPTILRKDIIKRIHLGHPGRDQCYRRARDSVFWPGINDQIKQEVSACATCAENADNQQKQPLQTTEIPKLPFERVAIDICEVQAKNQKKHNLLVTVDYFSDYIEVDFLSSLTATNVINCCKRNFSRHGIPKIVVSDCGPQFTSREFQQFAKDWNFKLSMSSPYHHQANGKAESAVKITKKIYERSIKSGEDFWKALCEHRKTSKTDLPRPAQRLFARRLRTSIPTAKSNLIPEVQQNIPAMILEKRGKMKKIFRPNSQNITIHRNRTRRLLPKATRI; this is encoded by the coding sequence atgaaAAGCAATCGCATCATAATTCCGACAATATTAAGAAAAGACATTATAAAAAGAATTCATCTTGGGCATCCCGGAAGAGATCAATGCTACAGAAGAGCTCGCGATTCGGTATTTTGGCCAGGAATCAATGACCAAATTAAACAAGAAGTCTCTGCATGCGCAACATGTGCTGAGAACGCAGACAACCAACAGAAACAACCATTGCAAACAACCGAAATTCCAAAATTGCCGTTCGAGAGAGTAGCTATCGACATATGTGAAGTTCAAgcaaaaaaccaaaagaaacacAATCTATTAGTCACCGTAGATTATTTCTCAGACTACATTGAAGTAGACTTTCTTTCTTCCTTAACAGCAACAAACGTCATCAACTGCTGCAAACGAAATTTCAGCAGACACGGAATCCCCAAAATTGTGGTATCCGACTGCGGACCACAATTCACGAGTCGAGAATTTCAACAATTCGCAAAAGATTGGAACTTCAAGCTTTCAATGTCATCACCATATCATCACCAAGCAAACGGTAAGGCAGAGTCAGCagtgaaaattacaaaaaagatttatgaacGCAGCATCAAATCGGGtgaagatttttggaaagctcTTTGTGAACATCGAAAAACATCCAAAACAGATTTACCAAGACCAGCACAAAGACTTTTTGCAAGAAGACTCAGAACATCCATTCCAACAGCTAAATCCAATCTCATACCAGAAGTACAACAAAATATCCCAGCAATGATTCTAGAGAAGCgaggaaaaatgaaaaaaatatttcgaccGAACAGCCAGAACATTACCATACATCGAAACCGGACAAGACGTTTACTTCCAAAAGCAACCAGAATCTAA